Proteins co-encoded in one Ananas comosus cultivar F153 linkage group 15, ASM154086v1, whole genome shotgun sequence genomic window:
- the LOC109721662 gene encoding guanine nucleotide-binding protein subunit gamma 3-like isoform X3 has translation MAAAEGAVAPPPTAAPPPSPPRPKSPPGYPDLCGRRRLGAAVQVLDREIASLEADLQSLEGLESVSSCCQEYVRVNEFVGTNPDPFIHTQN, from the exons atggcggcggcggagggcgcaGTGGCTCCGCCGCCGACGGCGGcgccgccaccgtcgccgccgcggccgaagtCGCCGCCGGGCTACCCCGACCTGTGTGGGCGTCGCAGGTTGGGCGCGGCGGTTCAAGTACTTGACCGCGAAATCGCATCTCTTGAG GCGGATTTACAATCACTTGAAGGACTAGAATCTGTTTCCAGTTGCTGCCAAGAGTATGTTCG GGTGAATGAATTTGTTGGCACGAATCCGGATCCATTTATACATAC GCAGAACTGA
- the LOC109721662 gene encoding guanine nucleotide-binding protein subunit gamma 3-like isoform X4, with the protein MAAAEGAVAPPPTAAPPPSPPRPKSPPGYPDLCGRRRLGAAVQVLDREIASLEADLQSLEGLESVSSCCQEVNEFVGTNPDPFIHTQN; encoded by the exons atggcggcggcggagggcgcaGTGGCTCCGCCGCCGACGGCGGcgccgccaccgtcgccgccgcggccgaagtCGCCGCCGGGCTACCCCGACCTGTGTGGGCGTCGCAGGTTGGGCGCGGCGGTTCAAGTACTTGACCGCGAAATCGCATCTCTTGAG GCGGATTTACAATCACTTGAAGGACTAGAATCTGTTTCCAGTTGCTGCCAAGA GGTGAATGAATTTGTTGGCACGAATCCGGATCCATTTATACATAC GCAGAACTGA